Proteins found in one Mycteria americana isolate JAX WOST 10 ecotype Jacksonville Zoo and Gardens chromosome 8, USCA_MyAme_1.0, whole genome shotgun sequence genomic segment:
- the LOC142414099 gene encoding interleukin-4-like — MSIPVPVLLVFLALSACQGHRAALLQTSNFLKESIRLLSELLETKVSCDKMNVTSIFAGDKKDDDMEVLCKATTVAWEGRSCHRHLEGIYLNLLQLVRRKSAVHKAPCPVAAGNTTSLNDFLVDLRRVLQRLVKE; from the exons ATGAGCATCCCGGTCCCAGTCCTGCTCGTCTTCCTGGCGCTGTCGGCCTGCCAGGGCCACAGGGCCGCTCTGCTGCAGACCTCCAACTTCCTGAAGGAGAGCATCAGGCTGCTGAGCGAGCTCCTGGAGACGAAG GTTTCCTGTGACAAGATGAACGTGACGAGTATTTTTGCAGGAGATAag AAAGACGACGATATGGAGGTCTTATGCAAAGCCACCACAGTCGCCTGGGAGGGCCGGAGCTGCCACAGGCACCTGGAGGGCATTTACCTCAACTTGCTCCAACTCGTCCGAAGGAAGAGCGCAGTCCACAAG gcACCGTGCCCCGTGGCAGCAGGCAACACTACTTCACTGAATGATTTTCTAGTGGACTTACGCAGAGTCCTCCAGCGATTAGTAAAAGAGTAG